A window of the Phragmites australis chromosome 20, lpPhrAust1.1, whole genome shotgun sequence genome harbors these coding sequences:
- the LOC133902351 gene encoding uncharacterized protein LOC133902351, translated as MIELDHDDATLSDSLNAEQRAAYDKILSAVDSDEGGMFFVDGPGGTGKTFLYKALLATIHMQQKIVVATTTSSVAASIMPGGRTAHSRFKIPLSVDDGAFCSFTKQSGTAKLLRMASLIIWDEASITKR; from the coding sequence ATGATCGAGCTTGACCATGACGATGCAACTCTGTCGGACTCCCTCAATGCCGAGCAGAGGGCCGCCTATGATAAGATTCTATCTGCTGTTGACAGTGACGAGGGCGGCATGTTTTTCGTGGATGGACCAGGAGGGACAGGGAAGACTTTCTTGTACAAGGCGTTGCTCGCAACAATACACATGCAGCAGAAGATTGTCGTGGCAACAACTACATCCAGTGTTGCAGCTTCCATAATGCCTGGAGGAAGAACCGCGCACTCGCGCTTCAAGATACCACTCAGTGTTGACGATGGTGCGTTCTGTAGCTTCACAAAACAGAGTGGAACTGCCAAGCTTCTGCGGATGGCTTCACTCATTATTTGGGACGAAGCCTCCATAACTAAGAGATAG
- the LOC133902352 gene encoding uncharacterized protein LOC133902352: MNGLCNGTRLVVLGFQRNAIDAEIVLGQHVGKRVFLPRIPLCSSDDEIFPFQFKRKQFPVRLSFAMTINKAQGQTIPNVGIYLPELVFSHDQLYVALSRAIARVNIKILAVPADDKKEEEVLKAK, encoded by the coding sequence ATGAACGGACTTTGCAATGGGACGAGGTTGGTGGTCCTGGGGTTCCAAAGAAATGCCATTGATGCAGAGATTGTGCTGGGGCAGCATGTTGGAAAGAGGGTTTTTCTGCCTCGGATCCCCTTGTGCTCCTCTGATGATGAGATATTCCCTTTCCAGTTTAAGAGAAAGCAATTTCCTGTCAGGCTCAGCTTCGCCATGACAATCAACAAGGCACAGGGGCAGACCATCCCCAACGTCGGCATTTACCTGCCCGAGCTGGTGTTCTCTCACGATCAGTTATATGTTGCGCTATCTAGAGCCATTGCCAGAGTGAACATCAAGATCCTCGCCGTCCCAGCTGatgataaaaaagaagaagaagtgctcaaagcaaagtgA
- the LOC133902065 gene encoding uncharacterized protein At4g15970-like has translation MNTVRNLLRFFLISSIACIAVLVLQRSPCPCRDDVPAHKELALGTNGSRVVDPSMKKPGMADEDKLPEVLRRAAMEDKTIIMTFTNEAFAAPGSLMDLFLESFRTGVRTEPLLKHLIIVAADAKAFERCQLVHPLCYALPVGGANFTSEQVFMVGDYLDMMWRRNRFQARVLELGYSFVFTDVDIVWFRNPLLRIPVGVDFAMSSDSFYGDNPYDLNKRANGGFVYSKASARTVAFYGGWYEARKAYPGKNEQDLFDKLKRELSAAHGVAAQFVDTAYLGGFCERRKNIRDFNKLCTFHGNCLVGIKSKLEKLRGVLDEWKRFKASNGTILTD, from the exons ATGAACACCGTGAGAAATCTCTTGCGTTTCTTCCTCATCAGTTCCATAGCCTGTATTGCGGTGCTCGTCCTGCAGCGCTCTCCGTGCCCGTGCCGCGACGACGTGCCGGCACATAAAGAACTGGCCTTGGGTACTAATGGAAGTCGAGTCGTTGATCCCAGCATGAAGAAGCCCGGCATG GCCGATGAAGACAAGCTTCCGGAAGTGCTGAGGAGAGCAGCCATGGAGGACAAGACCATCATAATGACCTTCACGAACGAAGCGTTCGCGGCTCCAGGATCTCTCATGGACCTCTTCCTTGAGAGCTTCCGCACGGGCGTGAGGACGGAGCCCCTGCTGAAGCACCTGATCATCGTCGCCGCTGACGCCAAGGCGTTCGAGCGGTGCCAACTCGTGCACCCGCTCTGCTACGCGCTCCCCGTGGGCGGCGCCAACTTCACGTCGGAGCAGGTGTTCATGGTCGGGGACTACCTGGACATGATGTGGCGCCGCAACAGGTTCCAGGCCCGGGTCCTGGAGCTCGGCTACAGCTTCGTCTTCACGGACGTGGACATCGTCTGGTTCCGGAACCCGCTGCTGCGCATCCCGGTGGGCGTGGACTTCGCCATGTCGTCCGACTCCTTCTACGGCGACAACCCGTACGACCTGAACAAGCGGGCCAACGGCGGGTTCGTGTACTCCAAGGCGAGCGCGAGGACGGTCGCGTTCTACGGGGGCTGGTACGAGGCGCGGAAGGCGTACCCGGGCAAGAACGAGCAGGACCTGTTCGACAAGCTGAAGCGCGAGCTGTCGGCGGCGCACGGCGTGGCGGCGCAGTTCGTGGACACGGCCTACCTCGGCGGGTTCTGCGAGCGGCGGAAGAATATCCGGGACTTCAACAAGCTGTGCACGTTCCACGGCAACTGCCTCGTCGGGATCAAGAGCAAGCTGGAGAAGCTCCGCGGCGTCCTCGACGAGTGGAAGCGGTTCAAGGCCAGCAACGGCACCATCCTGACGGACTAA